A window of Flammeovirga kamogawensis genomic DNA:
CTTGTGAGTCGCGATCTTATGTCTTTTTCTTTTCTTACCGCAAGGCATATTTCTTACAGTTTACGTGTTTGAAATCTTTTCTAAAATACATTCAATCAATGAACTCATTAACTGAACGAATGTGCAATTTATAACAAAAATTGTAGAAAGACGAATTTAATATCCATTTTTCTACTTTTATTTACATTAATTCACCCATTCTGCAAGATATTGTGAAGAAGTCACTCGAATATCCTCAGAATCAGCATTTTTATTGATGAATTCCAATTCTTTTATTGCTTGATTTTTCTTACCAACTTCTTTCAAAGCTAAAGCCAAATAAAACCTAGCTTCCATATCTTCAGGATATAATTTTTTTAGTTGTTCAAATCTACCTACAGCTTTATCATATTGTCCAGATTGCATTGAAAGTAAGCCTAAATTAAAGATTGCTAACTGATGATTTGGTTCTTCTGCAATTACTTCTCTTATTAAAGTAATCCCTTGCATTGGAGATGAAGAAACTACATAAGTCATACCTAACTTAACCTTCGAATTTAAATCCTTTGGTTCTAATTTTAAATATTGATTATAATTAGATCTAGCTAAGCTAGCCATCTTACTTGATTTTTCTTCACTCATTGCAAAAGTAAAGGCATCATAATAAGCATCGGCTGCAGATTTGAGATCTTCTGATTTATCCGTTACCCCATATAATGCTAACTTCCACTCTGCGGCACGATCAAATTTATTCATTCGAATCAATAAATCATATGCTTCATTTGCAACAGTTATTTTATTTTGAGTTCCCTTTCCACTCTCAAAACTGTCTTGAAGTGAGTCAAGTTTACTTTGTGTATCAGCCGGTAACTTCTCTGAATGAGCAGAGGCCATATCTACTTTATTACTTCCATGGTCATGCCCATCGTCATCACTATGTTGTTCTGTTTGAGCCGTACTTTCGTTGTTTTCAACTGCATTTGCACTATTATCTGTAACTACCGCTTTTGGTAAAAGTGCCAATACAATTATTAAAACTATTCCTATTCCTATTAGGCTATATTGTTTAGTTCCCATATTAAAATTGAGATTAAAAAAATGTCCTCATCTTACATTATTAAGATGAGGACAATTTATGCAATTCTTTGCAACTAAGTACTAGTTTTCGTTAATCAAACGTACTTTGTCACTACCTTTAATTTTTTCAACAAACTCTTTAGAAGGTTTGAAGCTTGGAATAAAGTGCTCAGGGATAGGAATAATTTCTCCTCTAGAGATATCTCTTCCTTTTTTACTTGCACGCTTTTTATTTACAAAGCTACCAAAACGACGGATGTAGATATTATTACCTTCTGCCATCTTGTCCTTCACTACGTTAAAGAAATCTTCCAATACTTGACCGACAACTTCCTTATCTACTTCAACCATAGTTGCTGCGTTTGAAGTTTGAGCTTCTTGACGCTTCTCAATTTTTCTGAGAATTTCTGTGATTACTTCTGCTTTAGTCACTTTAGTGATATTTTATATTTATAAGATCACCCTCAATTCTTCCGTTTACACTTTAAAGAATAAACATCTGATAAACAGAGGGCTGTTAGCCTAACTTGTACTT
This region includes:
- a CDS encoding tetratricopeptide repeat protein, translated to MGTKQYSLIGIGIVLIIVLALLPKAVVTDNSANAVENNESTAQTEQHSDDDGHDHGSNKVDMASAHSEKLPADTQSKLDSLQDSFESGKGTQNKITVANEAYDLLIRMNKFDRAAEWKLALYGVTDKSEDLKSAADAYYDAFTFAMSEEKSSKMASLARSNYNQYLKLEPKDLNSKVKLGMTYVVSSSPMQGITLIREVIAEEPNHQLAIFNLGLLSMQSGQYDKAVGRFEQLKKLYPEDMEARFYLALALKEVGKKNQAIKELEFINKNADSEDIRVTSSQYLAEWVN
- a CDS encoding HU family DNA-binding protein — its product is MTKAEVITEILRKIEKRQEAQTSNAATMVEVDKEVVGQVLEDFFNVVKDKMAEGNNIYIRRFGSFVNKKRASKKGRDISRGEIIPIPEHFIPSFKPSKEFVEKIKGSDKVRLINEN